From the genome of Streptacidiphilus sp. PB12-B1b:
TCGATCTGCTGCTGCTCGACGGCGCGCGCCCGGGCGGTGCGGCGCGCCGGAGCGGCCTGCGCGGGGGCCTGCTCGGCCTCGGCTGCGGCGGGCTCGGCGGACGCCTGGGGGGCGGCCGCGGCGGCCTTGGCCGCGCGGGGGGCCCGCTTGGCAGGCGTCTCGGACGCAGCGAGCAGCGGGTCGCCGCCGCTCTTGGCCTTGATGGCGTCGATCAGGTCGCCCTTGCGCATCCGGCCAGTGCCGCTGATGCCGAGGCCGGTTGCGAGCTGCTGCAGCTCAGCGAGCACCATGGCGTTGAGCCCGGTGCCCGTGGTCCGACGGCGCTTCGGCGCGGAGGCCGTGTCTGCGTCCGACGCATCAGCGTCCGGGCGCGCGCCCATCAGATCGGTGGTGTCGCTCACGAAGGGTCCTTCCCTGGAGCGGACGTCGGCCTGTCTGGCTCGGCGACCGGTTGTGCTGTCCGCATCTGCGCTCGTTTTCGCAGGTGCGGGGCGGTGGTCCGCCGGATGGCGGTCATACGAAAGTGCGGTGTCCCCTTGCGGTGCCTTGGTACTCATGCACACCGCGTTCCGGGCCCCCGTCGCGTGTCTGGTTTCCCTTCCCCGGACTGCAGTCTCGGCACGGGCTGTGCGTCACATGCGGGACTGAGGCACCGACACGGCTTCGGGATGCGGTCACACTTGCGCAGGCAGGCTGCGTACGCGCTGTGGCGGGCTCCCGGAGAATTGCTGTCCCGGAGCGGTCACCCCACGGAAGCGGAGCAGGCCAGGATCGGGACGCGGCGCACCGGGCCCCGCAGGGCACCTGGTGCAGACATGAGATTAACACTACTGGACCCAACAAACATTCCCCCGCACTGTGTCGGTCAATCGTGTCCTGCGGCTCACACTTCGCACAACCCCGCGCCGGGGTGGCTGGGGGCGGCCCGGCCGGACCCGACCGGGCCCGGCGGCGGGGGGCGTCGCCGGGCGGTGGGCCGTTCAGGTGGCGAGCGGCAGCACGGCGACGCCGTCGTGGTCGAGTTCCAGCTGGTGGGCGGCCCAGTCGGGCCCGGCGAGGGCCGTCACCTTGTCGGCGGTGGCGGCGTCGGCGAGGGCCAGCACGGTCGGCCCGGCGCCGGAGATCACCGCAGCCACGCCCTGCGCGCGCAACTCGGCGACCAGCGCGGCGCTCTGCGGCATGGCCGGGGAGCGGTAGTCCTGGTGCAGCCGGTCCTCGGTGGCCGGAAACAGCAGCTCCGGCCTGCGGGTCAGGGCCTCGACGAACAGCGCGGCCCGGCCGACGTTGGCCGCGGCGTCCGCATGCGGCACGGTCGCGGGCAGCAGGCCCCGGGCGACCTCGGTCAGCACCGGCGTCGAGGGCACGAAGACGACCGGGACGACCAGCGCCGACGGGGTGAGCGCCACCGCGTGCGCGTCGTGGTCGCCGTCGGTCCAGGCGATGGTGAAACCGCCCAGCAGGCAGGCGGCCACATTGTCCGGGTGGCCCTCGATCTCGGACGCCAGGGCCAGGACCGCCGCGTCGTCCAGCTGCTCGGCGCCGCCGACGGTGACCGCCCGGGCGGCGACGATCCCGGCGCAGATGGCGGCCGAGGAGGAGCCGAGGCCCCGGCCGTGCGGAATCCGGTTGGCGCAGACCACCTCCAGGCCCCGGGGCTGGCCGCCGAGCCGGTCGAAGGTGGTGCGCATGGCGCGGACCACCAGGTGCCGCTCGTCCCGGGCCAGGCTGTCGGCGCCCTCACCGGCGATGTCGACGTGCAGGCCGGACTCGGCCACCCGGACCACGACGTCGTCGTACAGGCCCAGCGCCAGCCCGAAGGAGTCGTAGCCGGGGCCCAGGTTGGCGCTGGTCGCGGGCGTGCGCACGCGGGTGGCGGCGGCGCGGAAGGCGGGGCCGGGCATGTCGCTGGCGCTCCTGACGTGGGTGCGGGGTGGCGGGCGGTACGGGTGTGGCGGGCGTGGCTGGTGGTGCGGGTGCGGGTGTTGCTGTGACGGGTGGTGCCGGTGTGGCTGATGGTTCCGGTGGTGCTGGTGCGGCCGGTGGTGCCGCTGTTGCTGCTGGTGGGGCTGGTGGGGCTGGTTCCGGTGCGGCTGCTGAGACCGTACTGCCTGCGGCGGCCGACCGGGACGGGTCGGCGTCCGCCCCGCCCCCGCCCGGCCGCGACCGTCGCCCGTACGGGTGAGCGGGCCACCCGCGCACCCCTGCTGCGGGGTGCGCGGGCGGCTGCGCGGCTGTCGGCTGCGGCCACTGCGGCCGCCGCGGCGGTTACGCCAGGTCGAGCTGTTCGGCGGCGGCGGCGGCGTCCACCGGGACGACCGTCGGCCGGGGGGCGCCGGCGACGGCCCAGTCCGGGTCCTTGAGCCCGTTGCCGGTCACCGTGCAGACGATGCGCTGGCCGGGGTCGACCAGCCCGCGCTCGGCGGCGTGCAGCAGCCCGGCCACGCTCGCGGCCGAGGCCGGCTCCACGAACACCCCCTCGGACGCGGCCAGCAGCCGGTAGGCCGAGAGGATTTGACGGTCTGTCACCTTATCGATAAGCCCACCGGACTCGTCCCGCGCGGCCAGCGCGAAGTCCCAGGAGGCCGGGTTGCCGATGCGGATCGCGGTGGCGATGGTCTGCGGCTGCAGCACCGGCGCGCCGTCCACGATCGGGGCCGAGCCGGACGCCTGGAACCCCCACATCCGCGGGGTCCGACTGGCCGGGCCCGGAAGGATGCGGGGCGAAGCCCCTCCGTCGAGGGCGGTGGCGGGCGACGGGTGGGCATACTCGCGGTAGCCCTTCCAGTAGGCGGTGATGTTGCCCGCGTTGCCGACCGGCAGGACGTGGATGTCGGGCGCGTCGCCGAGCATGTCGACGATCTCGAAGGCGGCCGTCTTCTGGCCCTCGATCCGGACCGGGTTGACCGAGTTCACCAGGGCGACCGGGTACTTGTCGGAGAGGTCCCGGGCCAGCGTCAGGCAGTCGTCGAAGTTGCCGTCGACCTGGAGGATCCGCGCGCCGTGGATCAACGCCTGGCCCATCTTGCCCAGAGCGATCTTGCCCTGCGGCACCAGCACCGCGCAGACCATCCCGGCCCGGACCGCGTAGGCGGCGGCGGAGGCCGAAGTGTTGCCGGTGGAGGCGCAGATGACCGCCTGCGCGCCCTCCTCCTTGGCCCGGGAGATGGCCATCGTCATGCCCCGGTCCTTGAAGGAGCCGGTCGGGTTGGCGCCCTCGACCTTCAGGTACACCTCGCAGCCGGTGCGCTCGGAGAGCAGCTGGGCCGGGACCAGCGGCGTTCCGCCCTCCAGCAGGGTGACGACGGGGGTGGCCGGGTTGACCGGGAGCCGGTCCCGGTACTCCTCGATCAGGCCGCGCCACTGGTGGGTGCGGGCGCTCCGGGCGGCGTCCTGCCCGCTACCGGGGGACTGGCTGGTGATGGTGCTCATTGGGTCATTCCCCTTCGACACGCATGATGCTGGCCACGCCGCGGACATTGTCCAGGCTGCGCAGTGCGGCGACCGTAGCGGACAGCGCGGCGTCAGTGGCGCGGTGAGTGACTACGACGAGTGAGGCGTCGCCCTCCCGTCCCGTCTGCCGGACGGTGTCGATGGACACGCCGTGCTCGGCGAAGACGGTGGCGACCTGGGCCAGGACGCCCGCCTTGTCGGCGACATCCAGGCTGACGTGGTAGCGGGTCACTACATCGTCCATGGGGCTTACGGTGAGTCGAGCGTACGCCGACTCGCCCGGGCCCGTGGAACCGGCCAGCTTGTTGCGGCAGACCGCGACCAGGTCGCCGAGCACGGCGCTGGCGGTGGGCGCGCCGCCCGCGCCGGGGCCGTAGAACATCAGCTGCCCGGCCGCGTCGGCCTCGACGAAGACCGCATTGTAGGCGCCGCGGACCGAGGCCAGCGGGTGGGTCAGCGGGATCATCGCCGGGTGGACCCGGGCGGTCACCGAGGCGCCGTCGGCCGAGCGCTCGCAGATGGCGAGCAGCTTGACCACGCAGCCCATGGCCTTGGCGCTGGCGATGTCGGCGGCGGTGACCTCGGTGATGCCCTCGCGGAAGACGTCGGCGGCGGTCACCCGGGTGTGGAAGCCGATCCCGGCGAGGATGGCGGCCTTGGCGGCGGCGTCGAAGCCCTCGACGTCGGCGGTCGGGTCGGCCTCGGCGTAGCCGAGGGCGGTGGCCTCCTCCAGCGCCTCGGAATAGCCGGCGCCGGTGGAGTCCATCTTGTCGAGGATGAAGTTGGTGGTGCCGTTGACGATCCCGAGCACCCGGTTGACCTTGTCCCCGGCCAGGGACTCGCGCAGCGGGCGGACCAGCGGGATCGCGGCGGCCACGGCCGCCTCGTAGTAGAGGTCCACCCCGGCCCGGCTGGCGGCGGCGTGCAGGGCCGCGCCGTCGGCCGCCAGCAGGGCCTTGTTGGCGCTGACGACCGAGGCGCCGTTCTCGAAGGCGGTCAGGATCAGCCCGCGGGCCGGCTCGATGCCGCCGATGACCTCGATCACGACGTCGATGTCGTCGCGTTTCACCAGCTCGGCCGCGTCGGTGGTGAGCAGGTGGTCGGGGATGCCCGGGCGGGTGCGGCCCGCGCGGCGCACGGCCACCCCGGCCAGCTCCAGCTTGGCGCCGGTGCGCGCCTCCAGGTCGGCGGCGTGCGTCGTCATGATGCGGGCCACTTCGGTGCCTACTACTCCGCAACCGAGGAGCGCTACCTTCAGTGTGCGCATCGTCCGACTCCGCTCTGCTGGCTTTCCGGGGCTTCCGGGATGGGTGCGTGCTGGGTGCTGCTCTGCCCTACAACACCCCTAGTCTCGGCGACAAGGCGGGGAAATCTTCGCCCGTTCCAGACTTTGAGACGGGAATTTCACTAGCCGATATCGAGCCGCAGGAGATCCTCCTCCGTCTCCCGGCGGACGATCACCCGGGCCTCCCCCTCGGACACCGCCACCACCGGCGGCCGCAGCGCGTGGTTGTAGTTGCTGGCCATGGAGCGGCAGTAGGCGCCGGTGGCCGGGACCGCCAGCAGGTCGCCCGGGGCCAGGTCGGCCGGGAGGAAGGCGTCCCGGACGACGATGTCGCCCGACTCGCAGTGCTTGCCCACCACCCGCGACAGCATCGGCTCGGCATCCGACCGGCGGGACACCAGCGCCACGCTGTACTCGGCGTCGTACAGGGCGGTGCGGATGTTGTCGGACATGCCGCCGTCCACGCTCACATAGGTGCGCAGCCCCTCCAGCGGCTTCACCGTGCCGACCTCGTACAGGGTGAACGCGGTGGGCCCGACGATGGCGCGGCCGGGCTCGACCGAGATGCGAGGCGGAGTCAGACCGGCCGCCGCGCACTCGCGCTGGACGATCGAGGTCAGCGAGGCGGCGATCTCGGCGGGCTCGCGCGGGTCGTCGTCGCTGGTGTAGGCGATGCCGAGGCCGCCGCCGAGGTCGATCTCGGGCAGTTCGACGCCGTGCTCGGCCTTGATCTCGGCGAGCAGCCCGACCACGCGGCGGGCGGCGACGTCGAAACCGGCCGTGTCGAAGATCTGCGAGCCGATGTGCGAGTGGATGCCGACCAGCTCCAGGCCGTCCAGGGTCAGCGCCCGGCGCACCGCCTCGGCGGCCAGGCCGCCGGAGAGCGACAGGCCGAACTTCTGGTCCTCGTGCGCGGTGGCGATGAACTCGTGGGTGTGGGCCTCGACGCCGACGGTGACCCGGATCAGCACCTTCTGCCGGACGCCCTGCTGCTCGGCGATCCAGGAGAGCCGGGCCAGCTCCTCGAAGGAGTCGACCACGATGTGCCCGACGCCGGACTTGACCGCGTACCCCAGCTCGGCCGTCGACTTGTTGTTGCCGTGCAGGGCGATCCGGTCGGCGGGCATACCGGCCGACAGCGCGACGGTCAGCTCACCGGCGCTGCACACGTCGACGTTCAGCCCCTCCTCGTGCAGCCAGCGGACGACCGCCCGGGAGAGGAACGCCTTGCCCGCGTAGTAGACGTCGGCGCCCGGGCCGAACGCGTCCCGCCAGGCCCGGCAGCGGAAGCGGAAGTCCTGCTCGTCCAGGATGTAGGCGGGGGTGCCGAACTGCTCGGCGAGGGTCAGCACGTCGATGCCGCCGACGCTGACGACGCCGCCGGACGGCTCGCGGGAGACGGTGCGCGACCAGACCTTGGGGTCGAGGGTGTTCAGGTCGGCCGGCGGAGCGGTGAAGTGCCCCTCCGGCATGACGTCCCCGTGGCGCGGGCCGGCAGGGTGGGCGGAGCGGCTCATAGGACTATCTCCACTATCTCCACTAGGGCGCAGGGAGCGCCGAGGGGCGCGAAGGACGGTCCCCCGCCTTCGCGCCCCTCGCGTCGCTCACATGCGTTCGGGGGCCGAGACGCCCAGCAGGGCCAGGCCGTTGGCGATGACCGTGCGGGTCGCCTCGGCCAGCCAGAGGCGGGCGCGGTTCAGGTCGGTGACCTCGTCGTCACCCATGGGCAGGATGCGGCACTCGACGTAGAAGCGGTGGTACTTGCCCGCCAGCTTCTCCAAGTAGCGCGCCACGTGGTGGGGTTCGCGCAGCTCGCCGGCCTTGGCGACGACGGCCGGGAACTGGCCCAGCTCGCCCAGCAGGTCCGACTCCCACTCGGTGCTGAGGAGCTCCGGTTTGAAGTCCTCGGCGGAGCCCTTGTCGATGCCCAGGTCCGCGGCGTTGCGGGCGACCCCGGCCATACGCGTGTGCGCGTACTGGACGTAGTACACCGGGTTCTCGTTCGAGGTGCTGGTGAGCACGTCGATGTCGAGGGTGATGGTGGAGTCGGTGGACGACCGCGACAGGGTGTAGCGGGCGGCGTCCACGCCGATCCACTCGACGACGTCGTCGATGGTGATGATGTTGCCGGCCCGCTTGGACATGCGGACTTCCTGGCCGTCCTTCAGCATCTTCACGAACTGGCCGATGAGGATCTCGATGTTGTGCTCGGGATCGTCACCCGCGCAGGCCACCACGGCCTTCAGCCGGTTGACGTAGCCGTGGTGGTCGGCGCCCAGCATGTAGACGTTGATGTCGTTGCCGCGGTCGCGCTTGTTCAGGTAGTAGGCGGCGTCCGGCGCCAGGTACGTCTTCTCGCCGTCGGCCTTGACCAGGACCCGGTCCTTGTCGTCGCCGAAGTCGGTGGTCCGCAGCCAGGTGGCGCCGTCCTGCTCGAAGACGTGGCCCTGCTCGCGCAGCCGGTCGATCGCCTTGTCGACCGCGCCGGAGTCGTGCAGCGTCTTCTCCGAGAACCAGACGTCGAAGTGGACGCCGAACTCCTCCATGGAGCGCTGGATCTCGGCCACCATCAGCCGCAGGCCCTCGGTGCGGAACCGCTCCAGCTGCTCGGCCTCGGACAGCTCCAGGATGCCGGGGTTCTCCGCGACGATCCGGGCAGCGATGTCGTTGATGTACTCGCCGACGTAGCCGTCCTCGGGCACCGGCCGCTTGTTGGCGGACGCCAGCAGCGAGCCGCCGAACTTGGAGATCTGCACCCCGGCGTCGTTGATGTAGTACTCGCTGGTGACGTCGGCGCCGGAGGCCCGCAGGATCCGGGCGAGCGAGTCGCCGACGGCGGCCCAGCGGACCCCGCCGATGTGGATCGGGCCGGTCGGGTTGGCCGAGACGAACTCCAGGTCGATCCGCTGCCCGGCGAAGGCGTCGTTGTGCCCGTAGACGGCGCCGGCGGCGACGATGGAGCGGGCCAGCTCGCCCTGGGTGGCGGCGTCCAGCGTGACGTTCAGGAAGCCGGGCCCGGCGATGTCGACCGTGGCCACGCCCGGCAGCTCGCGCAGGCGCGCGGCTACCAGCTCGGCCACCTGTCGCGGCGGCTTGCCGGCCGCCTTCGCCAGTTGGAGGGCCACGTTGGTGGCGTAGTCGCCGTGGTCCCGGTTCTTGGGTCGCTCGACGGTCACCGTCTCGGGCACGGCGACGGTGAGGTCGCCCGCCTCCACGACGGCGCGAACGGCGGACTGGACTGCCTGGGAAAGCTCTGCGGGTGTCACAGGTGCAAGGGTAGGCGAGAAGGGGGGGCGATTTGGAATCCGCTTGGCTGCTGAGACGCCGCGCGCCGGACGCCCTGCCCACCGGCCTGTTCATCCGGCTGTTCACCCAGGGCGAACCCCGGGCCGGCGTCCCCTGCCCCGAGCCTGCCCCGGCTCTGCCCCGGCCCGGCCTCGGGCCCGGCGGCAGCCCTGAGCCCTCAGCCTCACCCCGCGGCGCTCCGCCGCTGCTCGGACGGCCGCGCCAGCCGCCGGACCAGGTCGATCAGGTCCATCGGCTCGAACGGCTTGGCCAGGTAGCCGTCCACCCCCACCGACTCCCCGCGCTCCAGATCCGCCGGGGTGCAGGCGCTGACGATGGCAATCGGATAGTGACGCGTCCGAGGATCGGCCCGCAGCCGCGCGGCGGTCCGCAGACCGTCCAGCCTCGGCATCACGACGTCCAGCGTGATCACGTCCGGCTGGACCTCGCCGACGATCTCCAGACACTCCGCGCCGTCGGCGGCGGTCACCACCTCGAAACCCTCAAGTTCCAGGTTGACCCTGATCAGCTGGCGAATCACCTCGCTGTCATCGACAACCAGGACCCGCCCCGAGACGCCGGACACATCACTGAGGGTAGGCGAAACCGTGACTCCCCGTCCGCCCTTTCCCCACTTCCACCCGAACCGGCGACCCCCCGAACCAAGAAGCCGTGCACGAGCAGCAGGCCAGGGCTGGTAGTGTTCTGCATGTCGCAAGGCAGGCCCCCGTAGCTCAGGGGATAGAGCACCGCCCTCCGGAGGCGGGTGCGTAGGTTCGAATCCTACCGGGGGCACTTCGCAAGAAGTGCAGCCAAGGCCCAGGTCAGCGGGATATCCCGCCAGCCTGGGCCTTCGTCATGCCAGGGGCGCCGCATGGCCGGCGTCCCATCTGTGACGTTCGGCTCCGGCGACTCCCGGCGGTGCGTCCGCGTCGAGGTCCACGAAGGTGCAGCCACGCAACATCCTGACCATCTGTGCGGCCAGGATCCACCGTGCCAGGCGGTCACGGGAGGACACCAGGGCATCCACCGTGGGCCGGAGCTCGGCGCCGACCGGCCGGTGGAGGCTTCCGTAGACGCCCCGACCCTGTAGTCCCTGACCCGCACGGCGACGGAGCCGCCGCGCAGGTGCGGGCAGAGCCGGGCCGACAACCGGGCGCAGGGCAGGCACACCGGCGTATGCGTCGCAGCTACGCCCTCGGGCCAGCCGCCCCTTGCGTCGTTCGCCGCCACAGGAGGTCCGACCTAGGACGTCTAGAGATGAAGGAGGAGCACTATGGCCGGCGACGGCGCAGGCAGCCCAAGTACCAGCGGATCGCCGAGGCGTTGAAGGCGGCCGTCGCGTCCGGGGAGTACCGGGCCGGCAACCGGCTGCCGGGCGAGAACGACCTGGTGGCGTCCTACGGTGTGGCTCGGATGACGGCACGCCAGGCGCTCGGAGTGCTGCAGAGCGAGGGCATCGCGGAGGCCCGCAAGGGGGTCGGGGTGTTCGTCCGCGAGTTCCGGCCGCTGCGCCGACAGGGCATTCAGCGGCTTGCCCGGGAGCAGTGGGGGTCGGGGCGGTCGATCTGGTCGGCGGACACCGAGGACCGGACACTGGTCGTCGACCAGGTCTCGGTCACCGAGGGGGGAACGCCTGAGCACGTCGCCCGGGTGCTCGACCTGGAACCGGGCGCACCGGCCTGCATCCGGAGCCGGCGCTTCGTGCTCGACGGCAAGCCGGTGCTGCTGTCGACGTCGTACCTGCCCGCCGCCCTGGTCGCGGGCACCCGGATCACCCAGCCCGACACCGGCCCCGGCGACACGTACGCCCGCCTCGCCGAAGTCGGTGCGGAGCCCGTGGCCCGTGCACTTCCGCGAGGAGATCCGCTCACGGATGCCCACGAAGGATGAGGGCGCCCGGCTGGAACTGGCCGCCGGAACCCCCGTCATCGCGCTCTGCCGCACCGCGTTCACCGGAGGCGGTCAGGCCGTGGAGGTCAATGAGATGACCCTGGATGCGGCCTCCTACGTGCTGGAGTACGACTTCGACGCGTGATCCGCAGCCGCCCCGCCCGGGGTCAGGGGCGGTTGCGGGCGGGGGTGTTGGTGCGGGCGTCGGCGTGGGTGGCGTAGCGGGGGAAGGCTTGGATCAGGCCGGTGCCGCGGAGGAGGCGGTCGATGCCGGGCTGGTCGTGGACCAGGCGGACCCAGCCGCCGAGGCGGTGGGCGCGGGCCTGGGCGGCGCGCAGTTCGCGCAGCGGGCTGACGTCCA
Proteins encoded in this window:
- the thrB gene encoding homoserine kinase produces the protein MPGPAFRAAATRVRTPATSANLGPGYDSFGLALGLYDDVVVRVAESGLHVDIAGEGADSLARDERHLVVRAMRTTFDRLGGQPRGLEVVCANRIPHGRGLGSSSAAICAGIVAARAVTVGGAEQLDDAAVLALASEIEGHPDNVAACLLGGFTIAWTDGDHDAHAVALTPSALVVPVVFVPSTPVLTEVARGLLPATVPHADAAANVGRAALFVEALTRRPELLFPATEDRLHQDYRSPAMPQSAALVAELRAQGVAAVISGAGPTVLALADAATADKVTALAGPDWAAHQLELDHDGVAVLPLAT
- the thrC gene encoding threonine synthase; the encoded protein is MSTITSQSPGSGQDAARSARTHQWRGLIEEYRDRLPVNPATPVVTLLEGGTPLVPAQLLSERTGCEVYLKVEGANPTGSFKDRGMTMAISRAKEEGAQAVICASTGNTSASAAAYAVRAGMVCAVLVPQGKIALGKMGQALIHGARILQVDGNFDDCLTLARDLSDKYPVALVNSVNPVRIEGQKTAAFEIVDMLGDAPDIHVLPVGNAGNITAYWKGYREYAHPSPATALDGGASPRILPGPASRTPRMWGFQASGSAPIVDGAPVLQPQTIATAIRIGNPASWDFALAARDESGGLIDKVTDRQILSAYRLLAASEGVFVEPASAASVAGLLHAAERGLVDPGQRIVCTVTGNGLKDPDWAVAGAPRPTVVPVDAAAAAEQLDLA
- a CDS encoding homoserine dehydrogenase, which encodes MRTLKVALLGCGVVGTEVARIMTTHAADLEARTGAKLELAGVAVRRAGRTRPGIPDHLLTTDAAELVKRDDIDVVIEVIGGIEPARGLILTAFENGASVVSANKALLAADGAALHAAASRAGVDLYYEAAVAAAIPLVRPLRESLAGDKVNRVLGIVNGTTNFILDKMDSTGAGYSEALEEATALGYAEADPTADVEGFDAAAKAAILAGIGFHTRVTAADVFREGITEVTAADIASAKAMGCVVKLLAICERSADGASVTARVHPAMIPLTHPLASVRGAYNAVFVEADAAGQLMFYGPGAGGAPTASAVLGDLVAVCRNKLAGSTGPGESAYARLTVSPMDDVVTRYHVSLDVADKAGVLAQVATVFAEHGVSIDTVRQTGREGDASLVVVTHRATDAALSATVAALRSLDNVRGVASIMRVEGE
- the lysA gene encoding diaminopimelate decarboxylase produces the protein MSRSAHPAGPRHGDVMPEGHFTAPPADLNTLDPKVWSRTVSREPSGGVVSVGGIDVLTLAEQFGTPAYILDEQDFRFRCRAWRDAFGPGADVYYAGKAFLSRAVVRWLHEEGLNVDVCSAGELTVALSAGMPADRIALHGNNKSTAELGYAVKSGVGHIVVDSFEELARLSWIAEQQGVRQKVLIRVTVGVEAHTHEFIATAHEDQKFGLSLSGGLAAEAVRRALTLDGLELVGIHSHIGSQIFDTAGFDVAARRVVGLLAEIKAEHGVELPEIDLGGGLGIAYTSDDDPREPAEIAASLTSIVQRECAAAGLTPPRISVEPGRAIVGPTAFTLYEVGTVKPLEGLRTYVSVDGGMSDNIRTALYDAEYSVALVSRRSDAEPMLSRVVGKHCESGDIVVRDAFLPADLAPGDLLAVPATGAYCRSMASNYNHALRPPVVAVSEGEARVIVRRETEEDLLRLDIG
- the argS gene encoding arginine--tRNA ligase encodes the protein MTPAELSQAVQSAVRAVVEAGDLTVAVPETVTVERPKNRDHGDYATNVALQLAKAAGKPPRQVAELVAARLRELPGVATVDIAGPGFLNVTLDAATQGELARSIVAAGAVYGHNDAFAGQRIDLEFVSANPTGPIHIGGVRWAAVGDSLARILRASGADVTSEYYINDAGVQISKFGGSLLASANKRPVPEDGYVGEYINDIAARIVAENPGILELSEAEQLERFRTEGLRLMVAEIQRSMEEFGVHFDVWFSEKTLHDSGAVDKAIDRLREQGHVFEQDGATWLRTTDFGDDKDRVLVKADGEKTYLAPDAAYYLNKRDRGNDINVYMLGADHHGYVNRLKAVVACAGDDPEHNIEILIGQFVKMLKDGQEVRMSKRAGNIITIDDVVEWIGVDAARYTLSRSSTDSTITLDIDVLTSTSNENPVYYVQYAHTRMAGVARNAADLGIDKGSAEDFKPELLSTEWESDLLGELGQFPAVVAKAGELREPHHVARYLEKLAGKYHRFYVECRILPMGDDEVTDLNRARLWLAEATRTVIANGLALLGVSAPERM
- a CDS encoding PleD family two-component system response regulator, with translation MSGVSGRVLVVDDSEVIRQLIRVNLELEGFEVVTAADGAECLEIVGEVQPDVITLDVVMPRLDGLRTAARLRADPRTRHYPIAIVSACTPADLERGESVGVDGYLAKPFEPMDLIDLVRRLARPSEQRRSAAG
- a CDS encoding STAS domain-containing protein; the protein is MDVDVNSTATGERCRIVSPHGELDLANAVAFRSTLEGADAADPGWDVPRVIVDLTAVTFMDVSPLRELRAAQARAHRLGGWVRLVHDQPGIDRLLRGTGLIQAFPRYATHADARTNTPARNRP